From Vigna angularis cultivar LongXiaoDou No.4 chromosome 11, ASM1680809v1, whole genome shotgun sequence:
CGTACGAGTTGTCCTTACCGCCTCAGCTATCTAATCTTCACCCAGTctttcacgtttctcaacttcAGAAGTACATAGCCAACCCTTCTCACGTATTGGAGTTAGAAGacgttcgtcttcgtcaagaccgaacgttggaAATGCAACCTGAACGTGTGGAAGATAGTCGCACCAAATATTACAAGAGGAAAGCAATCCGATTGGTGAAAGTCATCTGGGACGAGAAGACGGGCGACTCTACGTGGGAAGTAGAGACTGCCATGAAAGATTTGTATCCCCATCTGTTCGAGGCTGagtcttaattttcgaggacgaaaatttttgtagttggaGGGAATGTCAGGCCTTGAAAATGACGAGCGTTGGTGGAGTCCACGTGGCAGCCGGAGAGCGCACCACCTCAGCAACGCACGTGGCGACCATAGAGTCTGACACCCACTAACGGACGCCAGCTGTCGCACAGTATGGGCAATCAGCAATCTGAAGTGGAAAACATGTGGCGACCGCTGAGTGGATGTCCGGCATGGGCAGTCAGAACCGGTAGTGGAGAGCACGTGTTGGCCAGGGTGTGAACGTGCGTTTGGCGGGAGTGGGTTCACACTCTGACAGCCACGTGCTTTCCACTATCGGTTTCTGACAGCCCATGTCGGACGTCCACTCTGCGGTCGCCACGTGTTTTCCACTTCAGATTCCTGACTGCCCATACCGTGCAACAGCTGGCATCTGTTAGTGGGTGTCAGACTCTACGGTCGCCACGTGCGTTGCTGAGGTGGCGTGTTCTTCGGCTGCCACGTGGACTCCACCAACGCTCGTCATTTCCGAGGCCTGACATTCCCcccaactacaaaaattttcgtcctcgaaaattaggacTGAGGCTCGAACAGATGGGGATACAAATCTTTCATGGCATCCTTCACTTCCCATGTAGAGTCGCCCGTCTTCTCGTCCCAGATGACTTTCACCAATCGGATTGCTTTCCTCTTGTAATATTTGGTGCGGCTATCTTCCACACGTACAGGTTGCATTtccaacgttcggtcttgacgaagacgaacgtCTTCTAACTCCAATACGTGTGAAGGATCGGCAATGTACTTCCGAAGTTGAGAAACGTGGAAGACTGGATGAAGATTAGATAGCTGAGGCGGTAAGGACAACTCGTACGCCACTGGTCCGATCTTCCTCAAGATTTGATAAGGTCCGACGAACTTGGGGGATAACTTCTTAGGTCGAACGGCTCTCCCTACACCAGTGGTCGGATATGGTCTAAGGAAAACGTGATCTCTTGCATTGAACTCCAACGACCTTCTTCTTTTGTCAGCGTAGGACTTCTGTCTGCTCCTGGACGTCTTCAACCTTTCTTGGATCAGTTTCACCTTCTCAGTCGTCTGCTGAATGAGCTCTGGTCCTGTTAACACCTTTTCCCCTTCCTGAAACCAACATAAGGGCGTTCGGCACTTTCTCCCGTACAGAGCTTCAAAAGGAGCCATTCCTATGCTGGCTTGaaagctgttgttgtaggtgaactccacCAAAGGTAAAACTTCATCCTAGACACCcatgtgatctaggacgcacgtccttagtaagtcttcaagcgtctggatGGTTCTCTCGGActgaccgtccgtctgaggatgataagccgaactcatttggagtttgctACCCAGTTCGCTTTGTAACGACTGCCAAAACCGAGAAGTAAACCTTGTGTCTCGGTCTGAAACGATGCTGGATGGAACTCCATGTAGACGAACAATTTCCTTGATGTAAAGCTTTGCCAGGTTCGTCATAGACATTTTCAGGTTGACTGCTAGGAAATGAGCGCTCTTCGTCAAACGATCCACTATTACACATATGGAATCGTGATTCCTGACCGTTCGAGGTAAGTGAGTCACGAAGTCTATCGCAATACCGTCCCACTTCCATTCCGGAATCTCCAATTGCTGAAGCAGACCGCCTGGCCACTAATGTTCAGCCTTGGCTCGTTGACACGTTAAgcatgatgccacaaaacgagcgacatcactcttcattcccgGCCACCAGAACGACTtcctgaggtcttgatacattttagtcataccagggtgtatgctaagacgactgtgatgtccttcctccagaataattcttttcagctcgccatcatttGGAACGCACGTCCTATCCATGTAGCGTAAGAGACCGTCCGTTCCAGTGTTGAAATGCTTAGCTTGGTCTGTACCGAGCGCGCTCAAGATCTTCACCAGCTCTTCATCTGTTGATTGTTTCTCTCGGATTCGGTCCACAAGGATACTGGATATCTTAAGGTTGCAACATTTGATACCGTTCGTTTCTAGGTCGAACTGCAACCTTAGATCCCTAAAACTTTCCACCAAACTTAACTCTCGGACCATCATGGAGGAGACGTGAACTACCTTTCTGCTTAAAGCGTCCGCTACAACGTTCGCTTTTCCCGGATGGTAGAGTAGTTCAAAGTCATAGTCCTTCAAGAACTCTAACCAACGCCTCTACCTTATATTTAACTCCTTTTTATCAAAaaggtacttgagactcttgtgatcactaaaCACTTGGAATGTCGATCCATATAAatagtgcctccaaatcttcaatgCGAAGACGACCGCTGCTAATTCCAGGTTGTGCGTTGGATAATTCTTCTCGTGGACTTTTAGCTGTCGAGAAGCGTACGCGACCGCCCGCTTCTCTTGCATGAGCACACAACCTAAACCTTGATGAGAAGCGTCACAATATACTACGAACGGTTTGGCCGTGTCAGGAATGACCAATACTGGAGCGCTTGCCAACTTATCCTTCAATTCTTGGAAACTcgcttcacaccgatcggtccaagcgaacggttgATCCTTTCTGGTTAACTGAGTCAGCGGAGCCACTATCTTGGAAAATCCTTCAATGAACCGTCTATAGTAACCCGCGAGTCCCACAAAGCTGCGAACCTCAGTTACCGAGCGTGGGCTCTCCCATTCCAGTACCGCTCGTACTTTGGCCGGATCTACTGAGATCCCTCCAGCTGAAACCACGTGCCCCAAGAATTgcacttccttcatccaaaactcacatTTGGACAACTTGGCGTACAGCTTCTTCTCCCTCAACACACCTAGTACGACCCTCAAGTGATCCTCATGCTCTCCATAGCTCTTGGAGTAGATAAGGATGTCATTAATGAAGACAACCACAAACTTGTCCAGGAACGGCCGAAATATGcggttcatgtagtccatgaatatTGCCGGGGCGTTCGTCACACCGAAcggcatcactacatactcgtagtgtccgtaacgagacctgaaagcagtcttctggatgtcttcttccttcacccgaatttgatgatatcccGACCGTAAGTCAATCTTTAAAAATACGATCGCGCCATGTAGTTGATCCAGTAGGTCGTCAATCCGAGGTAATGGATACTTATTCTTAATGGTCAACTTGTTCAGCTGCCTGTAATCAATGCAAAGACGAGAGCTTCCATCCTTCTTTTTCACTAAGAGtacaggcgctccccaaggtgatgcGCTCGGTCTGATGAACTGTTTATCCATtaactcttcaatctgctcTTTGAGTTCCACTAACTCTGCTGGCGACATCCGATAGGGTGCAATAGAGATGGGTCCGGCAGTCGACACCAAGTCGATCGTAAATTCCACCTCGCGCGGAGGAGGTAGTTCAGGTACTTCATCTGGAAATACGTCCAGGAAGTCGTCCACAACCGATCGTCCTCCATTCAGCTTACTGGACGATCGTTCATAACTTGATCCCTCGAACCGTTCGTTCGAATGCGTCATGATCAGAAAACAACTGGCGCCATCCACGATGTCCTCTTTtagctgaccgagcgtcacagATAGCTCTATTTCATATTCATCCGGAAACACCAATTGCTTCGCACCACAGTCTATGAGGATGTGATTGGCAGccagccaatccattcctaagattACTTCTAAATCCTTTAAGGGTAAACAGATGAGATTTACTTTATAACTACGCCCCTCAACCTCAATAGGACATTTAACGCACACtgtagacgtcctaacctcaccagccgctggggttgacactaccaagtcgaactgcatctcgCGTTCGGTTATACCCAATttctcaacgcacgccttcgaaatgaaggagtgtgttgcccccgaatcatacaacacacaaCAGGGCATTCCAAATAATAAGCAGGTACTGGTGACGAGCGTACCTGAACTGGTAGCTTCAGCGCCCGTTATTGCTTAGACTCGACCAACAGCTTGCGCTCGTCCACCCCGACCTTGTTGCATTCTCCCAGCATTTGGCGGCCTCATTGCCGCTCGTCCGCCCATATTCCACTCGCGTTCTAGATGTCTGTTCCTCCCACAACGAGTGCAGGACTTTACTCCTAACAACTGAGGACACGACGATCGgtagtgtggtcctccacatTGAAAACACCTAACTGTACCATGTTGTCCAGACTGTCCGGCAACAACCATAGCTTGAGAATTGGATGGTTGTGCTGGACGCGCGTATGGCATCCTACCCCGATTCAGATTAGGTCTGGACATGACCGGCCCTCTAGTTGCTTGCTGCTGCTTCTTCTGTCGCTCTGCTTCGGCCACATTCCTTTCCAACACTTTGGCCCTCTCAACCATTGCAGGAAACGACCTAATACAAAGGCTGGATATCAGCACTTTCAGATCACTCCTCAGCCCATTTTCGAACTTCCTACACTGCCATACTTCACTGGTAGCCATAGTATTGAAACGAACCAGATGCCTGAACTTGTTGGTGTACTCAGAAACGGACATACCACCTTGCACCAACTGCAGAAACTCCACTTCCTTACCGAAACGAACGCTGTCAGGGAAATACTCCTCATAAAACTTGTCTCTGAAGACTTCCAAGGAAATGGGACTTTGAGCGTCCGTAAATATCATCTTAACGCTCGCCCACCAGTGACTGGCCTCTCCAGTCAGTAGATACTTAGTGAACGCCAACCTATTGTCGTCCGGACATCTCTTGGCGTTGTAGATCTGCTCCATGTCACGCAGCCACTGGTCTGCCTCGTCAGGAAGGCACTTCCCATCAAACTTGGCCGGACGATGCTTAGAAAATTCTCCAAACTCCACTCGGCCTGATGAGTAACGTTTGAAGCAGATGCTCCGGGCGTGCCCCTAGTGGTCACAATGATCTCCATTAGTTGCCTTTGGGTCGCTTCAGAATTTGCGCGAGCGTCTTCCAAACTCTGTAAAGCAGCCGCGTTCTGCTGCATCAAAACCGTGTTCTGCTGCTGGAGCCTTTCGATCACTGATTCCAACAACCTTGTGTTATCAGGCACATCAAATTCGACAGGTGGAGGGGGAGGAGGTCTTGGTGCCATCAGTTCTCTGAGAAGcagagaaaacgaacgttagttAAGTTCAAAGAGTTTAAAATACTCACTAAACGAACGTCGAGCACACAGCAAAACAAGCATGGTGCACTGACAACCTACTTtgtccttaaaagaacaaaactgctctaaTACCACTAATGTGagatcccaaaaatacagtcataaaccatataattagaataatcacttttaataataatctagtacagtttttcaactaaagaaacgaacgctcaaggacgaacgtccttacAGTACAGTTACACAAATTAGGCCGAACGTAAAAtgaaacctgaccgaacggtttacacatgaaaaataccgaacggtcgaacatAACTTAAATAAAAGGACGaggtggtcgaacgaccactcagtcACAAACCTACACTACTAgccgagcgtctcactgctcggtcttcacttcaacttctaccaaGGTCTCTTCGTTCAGTGcatcttccaaacgctcgtctccttctgctcacatccacacggatgatcattgcaacgacaggacgaacgtacaaaacgagaCAACAGAAGgaaaaacgcagggtaagcttatgtaatttaattcatgcatcaacataccaagtaatataaaaattcatcaCACATGAACACAATTCAACGTACGTATTACATAAAACTCAacactagactgactgtccggactgtatgaattttgcGTAGTTATAGGCGttcgcgcacccgggtggtgtggtaactggcatcctcatcagctgccacccgaagTTAGTCCattccgtccaaagtacccctaaggacgaggacctcctgccgttcccacgcatgacgtaccccctctacttgaggacgagtactcacggaacatcaggatcgaacAGCCAGCACTAACTTCCCAAAGTCATACTTTACTAATTCCAACATTCATCTGAGTCGTTCctacctggaacgctcgttcaaaagtCATAACTTTATTTCCGTCTCATATACTCATCAacatttactattcatcattccaCATTCATTTCCATCATCACTTTGAGAACCAtcagaaaaaccgaacggtcaaggaccgttcagcaACGAACGCATAATATCATAGGGAAAGTTTCTTATTCCATTCCATTCACATTTCAATTCATTTCTCATCTCATAATTTCATTCGTTCATACCAAAACCAACTCTCACATTTCATACGATCCATATCatgtaaattcatatatttcatttcaccAACTCAGCGAACGTTCATACACTTCAATCACATCAAATATCATGCATTATGCCCATACAGTCAAATAACGAATGTTCATACAATTCAATCTCATCAAACATCATGTATTATACTCATGCAGTcaattaacgaacgttcatacaaaacacaacatcaaaccaattaaattaaataagcttcccttacctctaaaatGACCGGACGTTTTCAACGCAGACACACAACTTCTCAACCACAGATTCTCCTACCGTCAACGCTCGTTCCTCCCAACTACACAACGAACCCCGACACCATCAGATCTACCCATTTTTAAGAATGGTGATCAACGTACGAACTCAGAACTGAGTTGCATGCTAAGAAAATGAACGACAGAGAGCGGGGAACACTTACCAGTccagcttcacaaaccgaacggttcttcTGGAAGCCCTGGACGTCGTGCGTCCTTCTACGGTACCGGAATTCAGGTTGGAGGAGATAAAACGGTGGTTTCCTTAGAGAGAAGGTGCAGAGaatgtagagagaagggagagagaaagaatTCTCAGAAATGAATTACAGGGAGGTGCGTGCAGAGAGAGTGGGGAATAAGTTCTGAAATATCAGCTTTTGCTTCCCACTCCCGCTGAACGCACGTTCACACTCTGACAACCACGTGCTTTCCACTACCAGTTTTTGACAGCCCATGCCGGACGTCCACTCTGCGGTCGTCACTTGTTTTCCACTTCAGACTCCTGACTGCCCATACCGTGCAACAGCTGGCGTCCGTTAGTGGGTGTCAGACTCTGCGGTCGCCACGTGCGTTGCTGAGGTGGCGCGCTCTCTGGCTACCACGTGGACTCCACCAACGCTCGTCATTTCCGAGGCCTGACATAAACTATCGTCacacaatttatatatattgtgaGGTAAGGTGGTTTGAGTCAAAATACTTTTTCTTCCCTACTGCTTCACACAGGTGAGAAAGGAGTGCCTTCATTACTTATTCACACAATAGCGAAGGTAGAATGTTTGGATATCCAATCTTCCACTGCTTCACACAAGTGAGGGGAAATCCCCTTTTCGCTGCTTCACACAGGTGAAAGTTGCAATACTCGAAATCTTCTCTTCCACTGCTTCACACAGGCGAAGAGATACGAAACAATATTCCTGAGTTATAAAATAAAGCATCTAATCATACACAACTCTTTTCCAATTTTAAAGGTACTTAATGTACCTTAAATTATAGTCTAAATAACACCCAAAGCATATCATGATGCATTAAGCACAAAACACGTGTAAGACAACGTGCGGTCAATTTTGACTTTTGCTGACTATTTTGTTAATAACTCTCTACAGAagtccaaatgagttgattcttgtttttctggaatctagactcaaaaatatttccaatgacTATTAACTCAAAATTTTTGAACATTTGAGTAGGTACAATTCATTTCTTaaagttaacattttattatgCTCCTGCTAACTTTGATCTTTGCTGACTGTTTTGCTTATAATTCTCTTTACAGAACTTCAAAtaagttgattcttgttttgttagAATCTAGACTCAAAAAACTTTCCAATAACAACTAACTCGTGAATTTTGAACCACTGAGTTAGTGGCAGCTAATTTTCCGAAGTTAACGTTTTTCTACAATACCGGATGGGGTTTGttttc
This genomic window contains:
- the LOC108332603 gene encoding uncharacterized protein LOC108332603; its protein translation is MAPFEALYGRKCRTPLCWFQEGEKVLTGPELIQQTTEKVKLIQERLKTSRSRQKSYADKRRRSLEFNARDHVFLRPYPTTGVGRAVRPKKLSPKFVGPYQILRKIGPVAYELSLPPQLSNLHPVFHVSQLRKYIADPSHVLELEDVRLRQDRTLEMQPVRVEDSRTKYYKRKAIRLVKVIWDEKTGDSTWEVKDAMKDLYPHLFEPQS